One region of Chitinophaga varians genomic DNA includes:
- a CDS encoding acyl-CoA thioesterase: MDNIFFEGPVMWSQIDANMHLRHSAYADFAAQARLAMLEKAGMDARHFQELHIGPILFREETIYLREAGPHDSLRVTCELTKCRPDGSRWSVRHEIYRKDGIKSAVVNVDGAWIDTKLRKLAALSGELMEKFTSLPRSEDFTETTS; the protein is encoded by the coding sequence ATGGACAATATATTCTTTGAAGGCCCTGTCATGTGGTCACAAATAGACGCTAATATGCACCTGCGGCACTCCGCCTATGCCGATTTTGCCGCCCAGGCCCGCCTGGCCATGCTGGAGAAAGCGGGCATGGACGCCCGGCACTTCCAGGAGCTGCACATCGGCCCCATCCTCTTCCGGGAAGAAACCATCTACCTCCGGGAGGCAGGCCCCCACGACTCCCTGCGCGTTACCTGCGAGCTGACCAAATGCCGCCCCGACGGCTCCCGCTGGTCCGTACGCCATGAGATATACCGAAAAGACGGCATCAAATCAGCCGTGGTGAATGTGGACGGCGCCTGGATAGATACGAAGCTCCGGAAGCTGGCAGCCCTGTCAGGCGAACTGATGGAGAAATTCACCTCCCTTCCCCGTAGCGAGGACTTCACGGAAACCACCTCATAA
- a CDS encoding SDR family NAD(P)-dependent oxidoreductase — protein MTTPSKVAIVTGAGQGIGFEICRQLAANGVAVILNDMDASLAAAAANTITSENGRCIAFPGDASDISFIQKMVHAAVVQYGGLDIVIANAGITLFGDFFTYTPEAFSRVMQVNLAGTFFLAQAAANQMKKQQRGGAILFTSSVTGHQAHKDLAAYGMSKAALEMLAKNLVIELSPYKITVNTIAPGATLTERTMSEPGYADTWSKLTPMGRAASTADIAQAALFLVSEQARHITGQSLVIDGGWTSTSPQP, from the coding sequence ATGACAACACCATCCAAAGTAGCTATCGTGACCGGCGCCGGACAGGGCATCGGCTTCGAGATCTGCCGGCAGCTGGCGGCTAATGGCGTCGCCGTTATTCTCAACGACATGGACGCCTCGCTGGCCGCAGCAGCAGCCAATACCATCACTTCAGAAAACGGCCGGTGCATTGCCTTCCCCGGCGATGCCAGTGATATCAGCTTTATTCAGAAAATGGTACATGCCGCGGTGGTACAGTATGGCGGCCTCGATATCGTCATCGCCAATGCAGGCATCACGCTGTTCGGCGACTTCTTTACCTATACGCCGGAAGCCTTCAGCCGGGTGATGCAGGTGAACCTGGCCGGTACCTTCTTCCTGGCTCAGGCGGCGGCCAACCAGATGAAAAAACAACAACGAGGCGGCGCTATCCTCTTCACCTCATCAGTGACGGGCCACCAGGCGCACAAAGACCTCGCCGCCTATGGTATGAGCAAGGCCGCGCTGGAAATGCTTGCCAAAAACCTGGTGATTGAATTATCTCCCTATAAAATAACAGTAAATACCATAGCGCCAGGCGCTACGCTCACGGAAAGGACAATGTCAGAACCGGGCTACGCCGACACCTGGTCAAAACTTACGCCCATGGGCCGCGCCGCCTCCACAGCAGACATTGCGCAGGCTGCACTGTTCCTGGTATCAGAACAGGCACGGCATATCACCGGACAAAGCCTGGTGATCGACGGCGGCTGGACCAGTACCAGCCCACAACCCTGA
- a CDS encoding IlvD/Edd family dehydratase — MEASKLRSSQWFARDGKDGFIYRAWLKKQGIPAHELEGKPVIGICNTWSELTPCNSHFRELAESVKRGVIEAGGYPLEFPVMSLGETLIKPTAMLYRNLVSMDVEESVRANPLDGVVLLCGCDKTTPALVMGACSVDLPTIVVSGGSMLTGRHMGRSIGTSDIWRFSEELRSGKMTSEELAMAEAGMCRSDGHCAVMGTASTMACMVEALGLSLPQNAAIPAPDAARKVLAHLSGMEIVRMVREDRRLSQILTREAFENAIMVNAAIGGSTNFVVHLLAIAGRIGVDVSLADIDTWSADIPLLANLQPSGMYFMEDLYYAGGLPAVMNALLSRLHKDCLTANGRTVGDNYRHAAAYNPEVITTLEAPFNNISGIVVLKGNICEEGAVIKPSAATPRLMRHTGPAIVFEDIDDYKRRIDDPALDVDENSVLVLKNVGPKGYPGMPEVGNMGLPAKLLAKGITDMVRISDGRMSGTGFGTVVLHVSPEAAAGGTLAILRDGDVITLDVANRSLHADLSQEEIARRKAAWQPAHPVANRGYVQLYQQHVEQAHLGADLDFLKGGSGSQVTRDSH; from the coding sequence ATGGAAGCATCAAAATTAAGAAGCAGCCAGTGGTTTGCCCGTGATGGCAAAGATGGCTTTATATACCGCGCCTGGCTAAAAAAACAGGGCATTCCGGCGCATGAGCTGGAAGGCAAGCCGGTGATCGGCATTTGCAACACCTGGTCGGAGCTGACGCCCTGCAACTCTCATTTCCGGGAGCTGGCCGAATCTGTCAAACGGGGGGTTATTGAAGCGGGGGGTTACCCGCTGGAATTTCCGGTGATGTCACTGGGAGAAACGCTGATCAAGCCGACGGCGATGCTGTACCGCAACCTGGTCAGCATGGACGTGGAGGAATCTGTCCGTGCCAATCCGCTGGATGGCGTGGTATTGCTTTGCGGCTGCGACAAAACCACGCCGGCGCTGGTTATGGGCGCCTGCAGCGTAGATCTGCCCACCATTGTGGTTTCCGGAGGGTCCATGCTCACGGGAAGGCATATGGGAAGAAGCATCGGCACCAGCGATATATGGCGGTTCAGCGAGGAGCTGCGCTCCGGTAAAATGACCAGTGAAGAGCTGGCGATGGCCGAAGCGGGCATGTGCCGCAGCGATGGCCACTGTGCTGTTATGGGCACCGCCTCTACGATGGCCTGTATGGTAGAAGCATTGGGCCTGTCGTTGCCACAGAATGCCGCCATTCCTGCCCCCGATGCGGCACGTAAGGTATTGGCCCATCTGTCGGGCATGGAGATCGTCAGGATGGTGCGGGAAGACCGCCGCCTGTCGCAGATACTTACCCGGGAGGCTTTTGAGAACGCTATTATGGTCAATGCGGCCATTGGCGGGTCCACCAATTTTGTGGTGCATCTGCTGGCCATTGCCGGACGTATAGGCGTAGACGTATCGCTGGCGGACATAGACACCTGGTCGGCTGATATACCGCTGCTGGCCAACCTGCAGCCGTCAGGGATGTATTTCATGGAGGACCTGTATTACGCCGGCGGCCTGCCGGCGGTGATGAACGCGCTCCTCTCCCGTCTGCACAAAGACTGCCTCACGGCCAACGGCAGAACGGTGGGCGACAACTACCGTCATGCCGCGGCTTACAACCCCGAAGTCATCACCACGCTGGAAGCGCCGTTCAATAATATATCCGGCATCGTGGTACTGAAAGGGAATATCTGTGAGGAAGGCGCGGTGATCAAACCTTCGGCGGCCACACCGCGGCTTATGCGGCATACCGGTCCGGCCATCGTGTTTGAAGACATCGACGACTATAAACGCCGTATCGACGATCCCGCGCTCGATGTGGACGAAAACAGTGTATTGGTGCTGAAAAACGTAGGCCCCAAAGGTTATCCGGGCATGCCGGAAGTAGGCAACATGGGATTGCCGGCCAAACTGCTGGCCAAAGGGATTACCGATATGGTCCGGATCTCCGACGGCCGTATGAGCGGCACCGGCTTCGGCACGGTGGTATTGCATGTATCTCCTGAAGCTGCTGCCGGCGGCACGCTGGCCATCCTACGCGATGGAGATGTCATCACGCTGGATGTGGCCAACCGGAGCCTTCATGCAGACCTGTCGCAGGAAGAGATTGCCCGGCGCAAGGCCGCATGGCAACCGGCGCATCCGGTGGCCAACAGAGGCTATGTACAGTTATACCAGCAACATGTGGAACAGGCGCACCTGGGCGCCGACCTCGATTTCCTAAAAGGCGGTTCCGGCAGTCAGGTGACCCGGGACTCGCACTAA
- a CDS encoding helix-turn-helix transcriptional regulator — MMYCQYPHNHQLMKLTKFQEKAIIKTKAFIDEQPPKRIDIQHLVHFSGLSESKLTKGFKMLYHVTIYQYQLERAMNYAKKLLQEDHQVKEVAITLGYSTSGSFARAFHRVFQETPGEVKWQ; from the coding sequence ATGATGTATTGCCAATACCCTCATAACCATCAATTGATGAAACTGACAAAGTTCCAAGAGAAAGCTATTATTAAGACCAAAGCATTCATCGACGAACAGCCCCCAAAAAGAATAGATATACAGCACCTGGTCCACTTCTCGGGTCTTAGTGAAAGCAAACTGACTAAAGGATTTAAAATGCTCTACCACGTAACGATTTATCAGTATCAACTTGAACGCGCTATGAACTATGCCAAAAAACTACTACAGGAAGATCACCAGGTGAAAGAGGTGGCTATTACTTTAGGGTATAGTACTTCAGGCAGCTTCGCACGGGCGTTTCATCGTGTGTTCCAGGAGACGCCGGGCGAGGTGAAGTGGCAGTGA
- a CDS encoding AAA family ATPase gives MIRQNGYVFTGGPGAGKTSVITALAAKGFPVVPESGRQIIQEQVASGGTALPWADKELFRDRMLAAALQDFEQQPGNGQPVFFDRGIPDLIGYSVLENLPVPAVLEEYAATLRYHPRVFIFPPWEEIYQGDTERKQDYATAVATYDAMQAAYTAYGYELLAVPFASVTGRVAFVLANL, from the coding sequence ATGATCAGACAGAACGGGTATGTATTTACCGGTGGCCCCGGTGCGGGCAAAACATCGGTGATTACTGCCTTAGCAGCAAAGGGGTTTCCGGTCGTGCCGGAATCCGGCAGACAGATTATCCAGGAGCAGGTAGCCAGCGGAGGAACGGCATTGCCCTGGGCCGATAAGGAATTATTCCGCGACAGGATGCTGGCAGCAGCCCTGCAGGATTTTGAACAGCAGCCAGGTAACGGGCAGCCGGTATTCTTCGACCGGGGCATTCCCGACCTGATAGGCTATTCCGTATTGGAAAACCTGCCGGTACCGGCGGTACTGGAGGAATATGCCGCCACCCTGCGGTACCATCCGCGTGTTTTTATCTTTCCGCCCTGGGAGGAGATTTACCAGGGCGATACGGAGCGCAAGCAGGACTATGCCACGGCCGTGGCCACCTATGACGCCATGCAGGCGGCTTATACCGCTTACGGGTATGAGCTGCTGGCGGTGCCTTTTGCCAGTGTTACCGGCAGGGTGGCTTTTGTACTGGCCAATTTATGA
- a CDS encoding GLPGLI family protein, giving the protein MRKIFLYIVLSLCCYGAQAQHTVFLDKGRIEFEKKQNIHAMLDEMWGSGEGQSWKELEKKSQPQFKTSYFDLVFSGNITYYKPGRQLPENNQVREWPAEKNVVYTDLAAQHSVAQKQVFDRLFLQDDSTRAIRWKITDETRKIAGFDCRRANAIIMDSVYVVAFYTDAIVTSGGPESFSGLPGMILGLALPHEHITWFATKVLVDDVKPESLKQPAKGKKVTRKELMENMSKALSDWGNWGKVYMKTAQF; this is encoded by the coding sequence ATGAGAAAGATCTTTTTATATATCGTTTTATCGTTGTGCTGCTATGGTGCGCAGGCGCAGCATACTGTTTTCCTGGACAAGGGGCGTATTGAATTTGAGAAGAAACAGAACATACACGCCATGCTGGATGAAATGTGGGGAAGCGGGGAGGGGCAAAGCTGGAAGGAGCTGGAGAAGAAGTCGCAGCCTCAGTTCAAGACCTCTTATTTTGATCTGGTGTTCAGTGGTAACATTACCTATTATAAGCCCGGGCGTCAGCTGCCGGAAAACAACCAGGTGCGGGAGTGGCCGGCAGAAAAGAACGTGGTGTATACAGATTTGGCCGCGCAGCATAGTGTGGCCCAGAAGCAGGTGTTTGACCGCCTTTTTCTACAGGATGATTCCACCCGTGCCATACGCTGGAAGATCACGGATGAAACCAGGAAGATCGCTGGTTTTGACTGCCGGAGGGCCAATGCCATTATCATGGACTCCGTGTATGTGGTGGCATTTTACACCGATGCTATCGTTACTTCCGGCGGCCCGGAGTCTTTTTCAGGGCTTCCGGGGATGATACTGGGACTGGCCTTGCCCCACGAGCATATTACCTGGTTTGCCACCAAAGTGCTGGTCGATGACGTGAAGCCGGAGAGCCTGAAGCAGCCGGCGAAAGGGAAGAAAGTGACCCGTAAAGAGCTGATGGAGAATATGTCCAAAGCCTTGAGTGACTGGGGAAACTGGGGTAAAGTGTACATGAAAACGGCCCAGTTTTAG
- a CDS encoding TonB-dependent receptor — MKKLLSFIFCLTVYSISHAQHARISGQVSDTLNHVKLPNTVVALLHAKDSVLYKYVRANESGGFAFDNLQAGKYLLMITYPAFADYVEPVTLSDTSVLRYDNIMMTLRSRLLQEVVIQQKVAAIKMKGDTTEFNAGSYQTQPNASVEDLLKKLPGIQVDNKGQITAQGEKVKKVLVDGEEFFGDDPTLVTKNLRADMVDKVQLYDKKSEQAAFTGVDDGQASKTLNLKLKEDKKNGYFGKVELGAGTNGFHDNQVMLNVFKKKMKVAAYGIVSNTGKTGLNWQESDKYGQSMADNVNMEGGDFIVISGNNDEFSGWDGQYSGKGYPLVQTGGLHFNNKWNQDKQNIGGNYKFMKLYMDGNSTTTTKNILPNNTVSYRNQRENFNNNVMRNRIDGRYEIQLDSSSSLRLDMNGGIDHKKTNSNFYSEFLDGDSSLVNRNNRQLSVADDIRQLNSNLLWRKKLKKKGRTLSVNVAENYTLSDGDGVLHSFTEYFKKSGGVDSSYLTDQRKVFRTENINASGNITYTEPISTLSSLVANYGLVLTNSKSYRNSFNAGDAGKYDVMDSTYSNSYVFNMLTHKAGLGYVYTGRKVRIQATNNVGFTTFQQDDVYRNTNHDRNFVNWFPAASFTYTFSQQRRLRINYNGNTNQPSINQLQPVRTNDDDQDVKIGNAALKPSFRNNFHASYFDFKVLSERSLWLSVNYTGTSNDFGESSVIDDKGKRTTQFININGNENANLNLNMGWKIKPLNVNLGYTLRGGYYRNANYINDQLNTTKTFNGTTGIDLMSSKEKKYEHYLSLEATYNTSLSSIQQSTRTNYWTYNVTAAERYFLPWQFTIESDVVCNFRQKTAVFTDNNNVIQWNAALVKKFGKKEALELRAAVKDILNQNIGFNRSVNSNFITQNTYSTIGRYGMLSVIWNFNKVGGGSIAKK; from the coding sequence ATGAAAAAACTATTGTCATTCATCTTTTGTTTGACCGTTTACAGTATCAGCCACGCACAGCATGCGAGAATCAGTGGTCAGGTTTCTGATACGTTAAACCATGTTAAACTTCCCAACACTGTCGTAGCGCTTCTGCACGCCAAAGATTCTGTCCTTTACAAGTATGTCCGTGCCAATGAAAGCGGCGGGTTTGCGTTCGACAACCTGCAGGCGGGCAAGTACCTGTTGATGATCACTTATCCGGCATTCGCGGATTACGTTGAGCCGGTCACGTTATCTGATACCAGTGTGCTCCGTTATGATAATATTATGATGACCCTGCGGTCGCGCCTTCTGCAGGAAGTCGTGATACAGCAAAAGGTCGCCGCCATCAAAATGAAAGGCGACACGACGGAATTTAATGCCGGCAGCTATCAGACGCAACCCAATGCCAGCGTGGAAGATCTCCTGAAAAAACTGCCCGGTATCCAGGTGGACAACAAAGGACAGATCACCGCCCAGGGAGAGAAGGTCAAAAAGGTGCTGGTGGACGGGGAGGAGTTTTTCGGTGACGACCCTACCCTCGTGACAAAAAACCTGCGTGCGGACATGGTGGACAAAGTACAGCTGTACGATAAAAAAAGCGAACAGGCAGCTTTCACCGGTGTGGATGATGGCCAGGCCAGCAAAACGCTCAACCTCAAACTAAAAGAAGACAAGAAAAACGGCTATTTCGGGAAGGTGGAACTGGGTGCCGGCACCAACGGGTTTCATGACAACCAGGTCATGCTGAACGTGTTCAAAAAGAAAATGAAAGTAGCCGCCTATGGCATCGTTTCTAATACCGGGAAAACCGGCCTGAACTGGCAGGAGTCAGACAAATACGGGCAAAGCATGGCAGACAATGTCAATATGGAGGGGGGCGATTTTATTGTCATCAGCGGGAATAACGACGAGTTTTCAGGATGGGACGGCCAGTATAGTGGTAAAGGTTACCCACTGGTACAAACGGGTGGGCTTCATTTCAATAATAAATGGAACCAGGACAAGCAGAATATCGGTGGCAACTATAAGTTCATGAAACTCTACATGGACGGCAATAGTACTACCACCACCAAAAACATCCTGCCGAATAACACCGTCAGTTACAGAAACCAGCGGGAGAACTTCAACAATAACGTGATGCGTAACCGCATAGACGGCCGTTATGAAATACAGCTGGATTCTTCTTCCTCCCTCCGGCTGGACATGAACGGTGGGATAGATCATAAAAAAACGAACAGTAACTTCTACTCTGAATTCCTGGATGGTGACAGTTCGCTGGTCAACCGCAACAACCGCCAGCTTTCAGTTGCGGACGATATCCGTCAGCTGAACAGCAACCTGTTGTGGCGTAAGAAACTGAAGAAAAAAGGCCGTACGCTGTCGGTAAATGTGGCGGAGAACTATACCCTCAGCGATGGTGACGGTGTGCTGCATTCCTTCACAGAGTATTTCAAAAAGAGCGGTGGAGTGGATTCTTCCTATCTCACAGATCAACGCAAGGTTTTCAGAACAGAGAACATCAATGCGTCGGGCAATATCACCTATACAGAACCGATATCGACGCTGTCTTCCCTGGTGGCCAATTACGGCCTGGTCCTCACCAACAGCAAATCGTACCGCAACTCCTTTAATGCCGGAGATGCCGGTAAATATGATGTAATGGACAGTACCTACAGTAACAGTTATGTATTTAACATGCTTACGCACAAGGCGGGGCTGGGGTATGTGTACACCGGGAGAAAGGTGCGGATACAGGCTACCAACAACGTAGGGTTTACTACTTTCCAGCAGGATGACGTTTACCGGAATACCAATCATGACCGCAATTTCGTGAACTGGTTCCCGGCTGCGTCTTTCACGTATACTTTTAGTCAGCAGCGGCGTTTGAGAATAAACTATAACGGGAATACCAATCAGCCCAGCATCAACCAGCTGCAACCTGTTCGTACCAACGATGACGACCAGGATGTCAAGATCGGTAATGCGGCGTTGAAACCTTCGTTCAGAAATAACTTCCACGCAAGTTATTTTGATTTTAAAGTGCTTTCTGAACGTTCTCTCTGGCTGAGCGTGAATTATACCGGTACCAGCAATGATTTCGGCGAGTCGTCTGTTATCGATGATAAAGGAAAACGAACTACACAGTTCATCAATATCAATGGCAACGAGAATGCGAACCTCAACCTTAATATGGGCTGGAAAATCAAGCCGCTCAATGTTAACCTGGGGTATACGCTGAGAGGTGGTTATTATCGTAATGCCAACTATATCAACGATCAGCTGAACACCACAAAAACTTTTAACGGTACGACCGGTATTGATCTGATGAGCTCCAAGGAAAAGAAATATGAGCATTACCTGTCATTGGAAGCGACATATAATACCAGTCTTTCTTCCATACAGCAGTCCACCCGCACCAACTACTGGACCTATAACGTTACCGCCGCGGAAAGATATTTCCTCCCCTGGCAGTTCACGATTGAATCAGATGTGGTGTGTAATTTCCGGCAGAAGACAGCGGTGTTTACCGATAACAATAACGTGATACAATGGAATGCCGCCCTTGTGAAGAAGTTTGGCAAGAAGGAAGCGCTGGAACTCAGGGCAGCAGTGAAGGATATCCTGAACCAGAACATCGGTTTCAACAGATCTGTCAACAGCAATTTCATTACGCAGAACACCTATTCCACGATCGGCCGTTATGGTATGCTCAGTGTGATATGGAATTTCAACAAAGTAGGCGGTGGCAGTATCGCAAAAAAATAA